In a single window of the Thermofilum uzonense genome:
- a CDS encoding ABC transporter ATP-binding protein produces MGSILEVQSVSKRFGGIIALDKVSLSVPQGAVVGLIGPNGSGKTTLFNVVTGFYVPDAGEVWFNNNGSSERIDGLNPNDVFAKGIVRTFQIPRLFKSLTVLENLLVTPLQQKGENPLKALNPEVWGEEERRLARKALSLLKRFGLLEYAHVKVSELSGAHIKLLETMRGLMTDARLFLLDEPAAGVEAGAAHELFRLVKGLQGDGYTFFIVEHRIEILMQYVEYVYVMHNGKLLAEGKPEEIISNEKVIEAYIGGGSA; encoded by the coding sequence ATGGGCAGTATATTGGAGGTTCAGAGCGTCTCCAAGAGATTCGGGGGAATAATCGCGCTAGACAAGGTCTCGCTAAGCGTGCCTCAAGGAGCAGTCGTAGGCCTCATAGGACCAAACGGAAGCGGAAAGACAACTCTCTTCAACGTAGTCACAGGTTTCTACGTTCCCGACGCAGGAGAGGTATGGTTTAATAACAACGGATCATCGGAAAGGATAGACGGCTTAAACCCTAACGACGTCTTCGCGAAGGGCATAGTTAGAACCTTCCAGATCCCACGTCTCTTCAAGTCACTCACAGTGCTGGAAAACCTGCTCGTAACGCCCCTGCAACAGAAAGGTGAAAACCCGCTTAAAGCCCTTAACCCTGAAGTATGGGGCGAAGAGGAGAGAAGGCTAGCACGCAAGGCTCTATCCTTGCTGAAACGCTTCGGCCTACTCGAATACGCCCACGTAAAGGTATCTGAGCTCAGCGGAGCACATATAAAGCTGCTTGAGACCATGAGGGGTTTAATGACGGATGCCCGGCTCTTTTTGCTTGATGAACCAGCAGCGGGAGTCGAGGCGGGGGCAGCGCACGAGCTCTTCAGGCTTGTGAAGGGCTTGCAGGGAGATGGCTACACATTCTTTATTGTGGAGCACAGGATAGAGATATTGATGCAGTACGTGGAGTACGTCTACGTCATGCACAACGGGAAGCTCCTAGCAGAGGGTAAGCCTGAAGAGATAATATCAAACGAGAAGGTCATAGAAGCATACATAGGTGGTGGGAGTGCTTAG
- a CDS encoding branched-chain amino acid ABC transporter permease, whose translation MIDPIGFMISWLTIFGIYSILAITLNFESGTSGVTNFGKVFFYGLGAYTTAMLTVYLFLILNGIDVSKTPPYDIKGIIYLGELANKNPLLNMTLLLLSFMLAFMIAGITGYMLSYPIVRVGPAFVGFTLLSTGELFRIFLQHYDPAGGSRGLMSIPNPFAWVPDARTRELLFLLLVLGVLTLTYVTMHRLVNSPLGRTLRAVRDDEVAALCLGKDVPRLKATVLFIGSGFTGIAGSLLAYYMTSVNPDMFVPAVTFNVWAMIILGGMGNLRGALLGSAIFTFFDRALSFITPQLGVTIISPDYVRGFMVGFLIVAVLLYKPQGLLPEGRVETPAWEEQASFNKG comes from the coding sequence ATGATAGACCCGATAGGCTTTATGATAAGTTGGCTAACAATATTCGGGATATACTCTATACTAGCCATTACTCTAAACTTCGAGTCGGGAACAAGTGGTGTCACGAACTTCGGCAAGGTCTTCTTCTATGGCTTAGGAGCCTATACCACCGCCATGCTAACAGTGTATTTGTTTTTAATTCTAAACGGTATTGACGTTTCAAAGACGCCTCCCTATGACATTAAGGGAATAATATATCTTGGTGAATTAGCTAACAAGAACCCCCTACTAAACATGACGCTACTATTGTTGTCCTTCATGCTGGCTTTCATGATAGCAGGTATAACAGGATACATGTTAAGCTATCCAATAGTGAGGGTTGGCCCTGCCTTCGTAGGTTTTACGCTCCTAAGCACGGGGGAGCTCTTCAGGATTTTCCTACAACACTATGACCCAGCCGGTGGGAGCAGAGGGCTTATGAGCATCCCCAACCCCTTCGCATGGGTTCCCGATGCTAGAACCAGGGAGCTCCTCTTCCTACTCCTAGTTTTAGGCGTTTTAACTCTCACATACGTCACTATGCACAGGCTCGTAAACTCCCCCCTCGGTAGGACTCTGAGAGCCGTTCGAGACGACGAGGTCGCAGCACTATGCCTCGGAAAAGACGTGCCTCGACTAAAGGCGACCGTCCTCTTCATCGGCTCAGGCTTCACCGGTATAGCTGGCTCCCTCCTAGCATACTATATGACTTCCGTTAACCCCGACATGTTCGTGCCTGCAGTTACCTTCAACGTCTGGGCTATGATAATACTTGGGGGTATGGGGAACCTTCGAGGCGCCCTCCTTGGCTCAGCCATCTTTACCTTCTTCGACAGGGCACTCTCCTTCATAACACCGCAGCTGGGCGTGACGATCATATCGCCCGACTATGTGAGGGGCTTCATGGTAGGCTTCCTAATAGTAGCTGTCCTCCTATACAAGCCCCAAGGCTTACTACCTGAAGGACGTGTAGAGACCCCAGCATGGGAAGAACAGGCTAGCTTCAACAAGGGGTGA
- a CDS encoding branched-chain amino acid ABC transporter permease, with the protein MLPGYPFSVINFLLYTFFYLLFSIPLTLSYRTTRVINFAHANFITYGIYTAVFLNGILGNSSLFIATISAFLVAGIIAVANHVFVFKPLEKRGASMNLIMIASMGLWIMYNYVLYMIADIAHAMIGMNFISYGRITYKDVPELVVNGVSLSSTFTAGLLYTSAILLGLYLFLEKTILGKAVRAVSDNPLLSEISGIPRDSIVLLTWFICGGIAGLGGALWTSFSGTVTPTSGDAMILQVFTVSFIGGLVSLLRTGIGAVAIAFIENIGIAYLNSLFNVPTSFRPFLTFLTLLTILIVSPPLGAAGGLPYRFRSKKVKEK; encoded by the coding sequence ATGCTACCCGGTTATCCTTTCTCCGTAATTAATTTTCTTTTATATACTTTCTTCTATCTTCTCTTCTCCATCCCCTTAACGCTCAGCTACAGGACGACACGTGTCATTAACTTTGCACACGCCAACTTCATCACCTACGGGATCTACACCGCTGTATTTCTCAACGGGATTCTAGGCAACTCTAGCCTTTTTATAGCTACTATATCGGCTTTCCTAGTCGCTGGCATAATTGCTGTGGCAAACCACGTGTTTGTGTTTAAGCCGCTCGAGAAGCGTGGAGCTTCAATGAACCTTATAATGATTGCTTCTATGGGTCTTTGGATCATGTATAACTACGTTCTCTACATGATTGCAGACATAGCACATGCGATGATAGGTATGAATTTTATATCCTACGGTAGAATAACATACAAGGATGTGCCGGAGCTAGTAGTTAACGGTGTTAGCCTTTCATCCACTTTCACAGCCGGCTTACTCTACACATCGGCAATACTACTCGGCCTGTACCTCTTCCTCGAAAAGACAATATTAGGAAAAGCGGTTAGAGCTGTCTCAGATAACCCACTTCTATCCGAGATCTCGGGGATTCCCCGAGACAGCATTGTTTTACTAACATGGTTTATCTGTGGGGGTATCGCAGGGCTTGGCGGCGCGCTCTGGACAAGCTTCTCAGGAACAGTGACCCCGACCTCAGGCGACGCAATGATACTCCAGGTCTTCACGGTAAGCTTCATCGGAGGACTGGTTTCTCTACTGAGGACAGGCATTGGTGCCGTAGCAATAGCCTTCATCGAGAACATAGGGATAGCGTACCTTAACTCCCTCTTCAACGTTCCTACAAGCTTCAGACCTTTCCTCACCTTCCTAACCCTCTTAACCATCCTGATAGTTTCCCCGCCTCTAGGAGCAGCTGGAGGGCTGCCCTACAGGTTCAGGAGTAAAAAGGTGAAAGAAAAATGA
- a CDS encoding ABC transporter substrate-binding protein: MGESSATKTSVVNVKIIAVAVIALLVGVAIGFAASSALSGGAGGSSAQQPKKVIQIGFTLPLTGSLSSIGKIWEKVAYMAIDDLNQEVQAYGFNVEFKPVILDDGTSPEKALQNVQTFAQQGIKVVIGPAASSQVKAVKSFADSNQIVIISPSSTAPTLAIPNDFIFRTVGSDAGQAKVLATLAYQEGARKVIVFHRNDEYGNAFADFFKRYFSEMGGTALDMPYQSDLSDYAAEVASLANKVQSEKADAVVLISFDTDGGNILSHAAESQVLSSIRWFISEGPHGASELTAPAVGAFAAKTKLLGTRPLFIANPLYEDFKQRLKSKYGVEASVFCDNLYDAVKLAGWAILRAGSNDGNAIRNALVEVAKNYYGVSGWTIFDDAGDKAYQDYGVWAIVKGATGYEFKDVGVYERGSIVFLEKPYP; encoded by the coding sequence ATGGGTGAGTCATCGGCTACGAAGACTTCGGTAGTGAACGTAAAGATAATTGCTGTGGCAGTCATTGCTCTCCTTGTGGGTGTTGCCATAGGCTTCGCTGCCTCCAGCGCATTATCGGGAGGCGCAGGGGGATCTTCGGCGCAACAGCCTAAAAAAGTAATCCAGATAGGTTTTACGCTTCCCCTTACGGGCTCGCTCTCCTCCATAGGTAAAATATGGGAGAAAGTAGCCTACATGGCGATTGATGACTTGAATCAAGAGGTTCAAGCATATGGATTCAACGTTGAGTTCAAGCCTGTAATACTGGATGATGGCACTTCTCCTGAGAAGGCCCTGCAGAACGTTCAGACTTTCGCTCAACAGGGAATAAAAGTAGTTATTGGTCCTGCGGCCAGCTCACAAGTCAAGGCTGTGAAAAGCTTCGCCGACAGCAACCAAATAGTAATCATTTCACCCTCATCGACCGCGCCAACCTTAGCCATTCCCAATGACTTCATCTTCAGGACAGTTGGCAGTGATGCTGGTCAAGCTAAGGTGCTCGCAACCCTCGCATACCAGGAAGGCGCGAGGAAGGTTATAGTCTTCCATAGGAACGACGAGTACGGTAATGCTTTTGCTGACTTTTTCAAGAGGTACTTCAGCGAAATGGGAGGCACTGCTCTCGACATGCCGTACCAGTCTGACCTCTCCGACTACGCCGCTGAAGTTGCGAGTCTCGCTAACAAGGTTCAATCCGAGAAAGCTGACGCTGTCGTGCTCATATCCTTCGACACCGATGGAGGTAACATTCTCTCCCATGCAGCCGAGTCGCAGGTTCTCTCAAGCATTAGATGGTTCATCTCAGAAGGCCCCCACGGTGCATCGGAGCTTACCGCTCCCGCGGTAGGCGCCTTTGCGGCCAAGACAAAACTGCTGGGTACGAGGCCACTCTTCATAGCGAATCCACTCTACGAGGATTTCAAGCAGAGACTGAAAAGCAAGTATGGTGTTGAGGCGAGCGTGTTCTGCGACAACCTCTATGATGCTGTGAAACTCGCTGGATGGGCCATCCTTAGAGCTGGAAGCAACGACGGCAATGCTATCAGAAATGCACTCGTAGAAGTAGCCAAAAACTACTACGGGGTTAGCGGGTGGACTATCTTCGATGATGCGGGAGATAAAGCCTACCAAGACTACGGTGTATGGGCAATTGTGAAAGGAGCGACTGGCTACGAGTTCAAGGATGTAGGTGTATACGAGCGTGGATCGATAGTGTTCCTCGAGAAACCGTACCCATAA
- a CDS encoding carotenoid biosynthesis protein, protein MLRNIQIGSLVLSLGYIFSFFLTVFGSRTLGDLVLLIFVCLSCVLVAREWVKAPLILISGSLIGFIAEYIGLRLGAPFGSYTYNAFRAARVLGVPIPIILAWGIYLYTCYLASATLVKERWKRILVASLLMVNLDLAVDPVMVKLGLWSWSQQGPWFGVPLSNYAGWFIVSLLSLLVYAMFSGREPEKVSIIAYIPYLSTYTQLFYLAELEVLPAVTVSFLVSIIPLTLISTKKGLNRNL, encoded by the coding sequence ATGCTTAGGAATATTCAAATAGGCTCTCTTGTGCTGTCACTCGGATACATTTTCTCATTCTTCCTTACGGTGTTTGGATCAAGAACACTGGGTGATCTCGTATTACTGATCTTTGTCTGCTTGTCTTGCGTACTAGTTGCCAGAGAGTGGGTTAAAGCCCCGCTGATCCTCATTTCTGGCTCTCTAATAGGCTTTATAGCCGAATATATAGGTCTAAGGCTCGGGGCTCCCTTTGGATCCTACACCTATAATGCTTTCAGAGCAGCACGGGTGCTAGGAGTTCCCATTCCCATAATATTGGCATGGGGGATATACCTATACACCTGTTATCTCGCCTCCGCAACGCTTGTAAAAGAACGGTGGAAACGAATACTTGTTGCAAGCCTTCTTATGGTTAACCTCGACCTTGCTGTGGATCCTGTCATGGTTAAGCTTGGATTGTGGTCTTGGAGTCAACAAGGCCCCTGGTTCGGAGTCCCCTTAAGTAATTATGCCGGTTGGTTCATTGTTTCACTGCTCTCCCTCCTCGTCTATGCAATGTTTTCAGGAAGGGAACCGGAAAAAGTGAGCATAATAGCATATATACCATATCTCTCCACTTACACACAACTCTTCTATCTTGCAGAATTAGAGGTTTTACCGGCGGTTACGGTGAGCTTCCTGGTTTCCATCATTCCTTTGACTCTAATATCCACGAAAAAAGGCTTAAATCGGAACCTATAG